In Mytilus edulis chromosome 6, xbMytEdul2.2, whole genome shotgun sequence, the following proteins share a genomic window:
- the LOC139528703 gene encoding macrophage scavenger receptor types I and II-like isoform X2: MWFLISLVAFRMTDVACTPTDSIRLVDGSNLDEGRLEIYHNGIWGTVCDDHFDCAAAMVVCRQLGYRIGFSLGNFVKDGNGPIWLDDVHCEGTESSITICPHRPWKDHNCQHHEDVGVYCFRSYDNSYESHFYRKYCNGTVLNKTICDSDACCTDILDIFVQEN, from the exons ATGTGGTTCCTAATATCACTAGTGGCGTTTAGAAT GACTGATGTGGCCTGCACTCCAACAG ATAGTATACGATTAGTTGATGGATCTAATTTAGATGAAGGAAGATTAGAAATTTATCACAATGGCATTTGGGGTACTGTCTGTGATGATCATTTCGATTGTGCTGCTGCTATGGTAGTTTGTCGACAACTTGGCTACAG GATAGGGTTTTCCTTAGGAAATTTTGTGAAAGATGGTAATGGTCCGATTTGGCTGGACGACGTACATTGTGAAGGGACAGAGAGCAGCATAACAATATGTCCACATAGACCTTGGAAGGATCATAACTGCCAGCATCATGAAGATGTAGGAGTGTATTGCTTTAGATCATATGATAACAGTTATG AATCACATTTCTATAGGAAATATTGCAATGGAACAGTATTGAATAAGACAATTTGTGACAGTGACGCTTGTTGTACTG aTATCCTCGACATATTTGTCCAAGAAAACTAG
- the LOC139528703 gene encoding macrophage scavenger receptor types I and II-like isoform X1 → MWFLISLVAFRMTDVACTPTDSIRLVDGSNLDEGRLEIYHNGIWGTVCDDHFDCAAAMVVCRQLGYRIGFSLGNFVKDGNGPIWLDDVHCEGTESSITICPHRPWKDHNCQHHEDVGVYCFRSYDNSYESHFYRKYCNGTVLNKTICDSDACCTGKFYFNQSYDLVLSCKQCYF, encoded by the exons ATGTGGTTCCTAATATCACTAGTGGCGTTTAGAAT GACTGATGTGGCCTGCACTCCAACAG ATAGTATACGATTAGTTGATGGATCTAATTTAGATGAAGGAAGATTAGAAATTTATCACAATGGCATTTGGGGTACTGTCTGTGATGATCATTTCGATTGTGCTGCTGCTATGGTAGTTTGTCGACAACTTGGCTACAG GATAGGGTTTTCCTTAGGAAATTTTGTGAAAGATGGTAATGGTCCGATTTGGCTGGACGACGTACATTGTGAAGGGACAGAGAGCAGCATAACAATATGTCCACATAGACCTTGGAAGGATCATAACTGCCAGCATCATGAAGATGTAGGAGTGTATTGCTTTAGATCATATGATAACAGTTATG AATCACATTTCTATAGGAAATATTGCAATGGAACAGTATTGAATAAGACAATTTGTGACAGTGACGCTTGTTGTACTGGTAAGTTTTACTTCAACCAGAGCTATGATTTAGTCCTTTCGTGTAAGCAATGTTACTtctga